The Candidatus Micrarchaeia archaeon sequence ACGTTCCATTTGAGCGTCACGGTGTGCGGCAGGTCGCTGTCGGTTATTGTGGTGCCGTTGGTGGGAGTCTTGAGCGTGATTCCCGGAGGCGTGGAATCGCTGTTGTCCGTAAGGCTGAATCTCCTCGTGCCTGTGGTGTTGGAGTTTCCGGCTGCATCCGTGCATGCCGCATACCAGTAATACGTGCCGTACGCGTTAGCTTCGTAGTCGTAACTCAAAGCGCCCGATGAAGAAGTGGGAGCTTCGTTTATGGAAGAGAAATCCGGATCAGTCGGTGATTTCAGGAAAAGGGAGCAGTTCACGCCGTCAGCTATCCTGTCGTCGTTCACGTTCCAGGAAAGCGTCTGCGTGAACGGGAGCGAAACTGCCTGGGAGCTTCCGTTGGCCGGGCTCTGCAATGAGACTGCGGGAGCCGCATGGTCGCTTGTGTCAGTCACTACGAAGGACCATGGGGTTGCGTCCTGGGTGAGGTTTTCCACGTCGCTACAGGACGCGTACCAATCATAAGTGCCGGACAGGTCTCCAGAATATTCATAACTCATGCTGCCGGTGGTCGTGGGCGTGGTGGAAACCGGGGACGATGGACCTCCTGGGGCAGTTACATATAGGGTGCAGTTAACGCCGTCGGTAGTGAGATTTTCATCATCAACGCTCCAGGAAAGCGCCTGCGCGAACGGAAGCGTGGAGTTTATTGAAGCGCCGTCTTCAGGGCTCACAAGGGTTACTGTAGGCGCTGCGGCATTGGAAATGCCGAGCAGAAAAACCAGCAGAAAAATGGATTTTTGGATTTTTGACATGCGGAAACATCAGATACATTGTTTTAATATTTTTGCAATTTCAAGGGTTGTGGGGTGGGGTTATGGGGAACAGGAGGATTGCGATAATAGGCGCTGGAAGGCTGGGCTCTGCACTTGCGCTGGGTTTTTCGAAAAACAGCGCAGTGGTCGTTTCGGACCCGGACAAAGGAAAACTGAAGGCGCTGGAGCTCAGGAACAGCAGGATTTCCGCGGCCCGGAGCAACCAGGAGGCGATTTCCGGGTGCGGGATTGTGGTGCTTGCGCTCAAGCCGGACATGGTTTGCGCCGGGGTGCGGGCGCTCCTTCCTGAAATTTCGGAAAAACTAGTGGTTTCGTGCGCGGCAATGGTCAGCATAGGCGAAATCGAGAAATGCGGGGCCATGAAAGTAATGCGCGTGATGCCCAACGTGTGCGCCGAGGTAGGGGAGGGGTTTTTCGCGTGCGCGCCGGGAAAGGGACTTACGGAAGATGAGACCAAGATGCTGATTGGGCTGTTCTCGGATTTGGGGATATGCGAGAGGATGGAGGAAAGGGATGTGGAAGCGATTACCGGAGTTTCCGGTTCAGGGCCTGCTTTCTTCGCGTATTTCGCGAAATCTGTTTTCAGGAGCGCCCTTAAGGCGGGGCTGCCAGAAAAAGAGGCGAGGGTTGCAGTAGCGCAGACCATGCTGGGCACTGCGGAACTGCTGCTTGCTGGGAGGGACTTCGACGAAATCATTTCAAGAGTCACTTCGCCGGGCGGGACCACGGAGCAGGGGCT is a genomic window containing:
- a CDS encoding pyrroline-5-carboxylate reductase — translated: MGNRRIAIIGAGRLGSALALGFSKNSAVVVSDPDKGKLKALELRNSRISAARSNQEAISGCGIVVLALKPDMVCAGVRALLPEISEKLVVSCAAMVSIGEIEKCGAMKVMRVMPNVCAEVGEGFFACAPGKGLTEDETKMLIGLFSDLGICERMEERDVEAITGVSGSGPAFFAYFAKSVFRSALKAGLPEKEARVAVAQTMLGTAELLLAGRDFDEIISRVTSPGGTTEQGLKMLEQGNVSGRIEEAVSGAIKKAREKI